In a single window of the Zea mays cultivar B73 chromosome 5, Zm-B73-REFERENCE-NAM-5.0, whole genome shotgun sequence genome:
- the LOC542549 gene encoding 24-methylenechloesterol reductase (The RefSeq protein has 3 substitutions compared to this genomic sequence), with protein sequence MADVHEPLVRRKRKKVLVDYLVKFRWILVIFVVLPISTLIYFNIFLGDMWSAMKSEKKRQKQHDENVQKVVKRLKQRNPKKDGLVCTARKPWIAVGMRNVDYKRARHFEVDLSSFRNILEIDKERMVAKVEPLVNMGQITRATCPMNLALAVVAELDDLTVGGLINGYGIEGSSHLYGLFSDTVVAMEVVLADGRVVRATKDNEYSDLFYGIPWSQGTLGFLVSAEIKLIPIKEYMKLTYTPVKGGLKEIAQAYADSFAPRDGDPAKVPDFVEGMVYTESEGVMMTGVYASKEEAKKKGNKINCVGWWFKPWFYQHAQTALNRGEFVEYIPTREYYHRHTRCLYWEGKLILPFGDQFWFRFLLGWLMPPKVSLLKATQGEAIRNYYHDNHVIQDMLVPLYKVGDALEFVHREMEVYPLWLCPHRLYKLPVKTMVYPEPGFEHQHRQGDASYAQMFTDVGVYYAPGAVLRGEEFNGAEAVHRLEQWLIENHSYQPQYAVSELNEKDSWRMFDASHYEHCRQKYGAVGTFMSVYYKSKKGRKTEKEVQEAEAAILEPAYADEEA encoded by the exons ATGGCGGACGTGCACGAACCTTTGGTGCGCCGTAAGAGGAAGAAGGTTTTGGTGGACTACTTGGTGAAGTTCCGATGGATCCTCGTGATCTTCGTGGTCCTTCCTATTTCAACTCTGATCTACTTCAACATCTTCCTGGGCGACATGTGGTCCGCCATGAAGTCGGAGAAGAAGCGCCAGAAGCAGCACGACGAGAACGTGCAGAAGGTCGTGAAGCGGCTCAAGCAGAGGAACCCGAAGAAGGACGGTCTTGTTTGCACGGCCAGGAAGCCCTGGATCGCTGTTGGCATGCGCAACGTGGACTACAAGCGTGCGAGGCATTTCGAGGTCGACCTTTCTTCCTTCAGGAACATCCTTGAGATCGACAAAGAGAGGATGGTTGCCAAGGTCGAGCCCCTTGTCAACATGGGTCAGATAACCAGAGCTACCTGCCCAATGAACCTTGCCCTTGCGGTCGTCGCCGAGCTCGACGACCTCACTGTTGGTGGGCTGATCAACGGTTACGGCATCGAGGGGAGCTCTCACCTCTATGGCCTTTTCTCCGACACGGTTGTCGCGATGGAGGTTGTTCTCGCAGATGGCCGGGTCGTCAGAGCCACCAAGGACAACGAGTACTCTGACCTTTTCTATGGCATTCCCTGGTCCCAGGGAACACTGGGGTTCCTTGTCTCTGCGGAGATCAAGCTGATCCCCATCAAGGAGTACATGAAGCTCACCTACACTCCAGTCAAGGGGGGTCTAAAGGAGATCGCGCAGGCCTACGCGGATTCTTTCGCGCCGAGGGACGGTGACCCGGCAAAGGTCCCTGACTTTGTTGAAGGGATGGTGTACACAGAGAGCGAGGGTGTCATGATGACGGGCGTGTACGCTTCCAAAGAAGaggcgaagaagaagggcaacaaGATCAACTGCGTGGGGTGGTGGTTTAAGCCCTGGTTCTACCAGCACGCTCAGACGGCGCTGAAGAGGGGCGAGTTTGTGGAGTACATCCCGACGAGGGAGTACTACCACCGGCACACCCGGTGCCTGTACTGGGAGGGGAAGCTGATCCTGCCCTTCGGCGACCAGTTCTGGTTCAGGTTCCTGCTGGGCTGGCTGATGCCACCGAAGGTGTCCCTGCTGAAGGCGACCCAGGGCGAGGCTATCAGGAACTACTACCACGACAACCATGTGATCCAGGACATGCTGGTGCCGCTGTACAAGGTTGGGGATGCGCTGGAGTTCGTGCACCGCGAGATGGAG GTGTATCCTCTGTGGCTGTGCCCTCACCGGCTGTACAAGCTGCCGGTGAAGACGATGGTGTACCCGGAGCCTGGGTTCGAGCACCAGCACAGGCAGGGCGACACGAGCTACGCACAGATGTTCACGGACGTGGGCGTGTACTACGCCCCCGGGGCGGTGCTGAGGGGGGAGGAGTTCAACGGCGCGGAGGCTGTGCACAGGCTGGAGCAGTGGCTGATCGAGAACCACAGCTACCAGCCGCAGTACGCGGTGTCGGAGCTGAACGAGAAGGACTTCTGGCGCATGTTCGACGCGTCGCACTACGAGCACTGCCGCCAAAAGTACGGGGCGGTGGGCACGTTCATGAGCGTGTACTACAAGTCCAAGAAGGGGCGCAAGACGGAGAAGGAGGTGCAGGAGGCGGAGGCGGCCATACTGGAGCCGGCCTACGCGGACGAGGAGGCCTAA
- the LOC103626488 gene encoding uncharacterized protein isoform X1 gives MCMCSAATLPCCHVGRHGHQLHCTAPPHSYIVYCCCAHSLYICITACFWNQERRSPLHSRRHPPLPLLFLEMTMTTMKKQQQLLLLLSLMFLVAVTAAAVAADPHPQQVQVQQQQQAQMRINRATRSLLPQPPPKLDCPSTCSVRCGNNWKNQMCNKMCNVCCNKCSCVPPGTGQDTRHLCPCYDTMLNPHTGKLKCP, from the exons ATGTGCATGTGCAGTGCAGCAACTCTGCCATGCTGTCATGTGGGACGGCACGGGCACCAgctgcactgcactgcaccgCCCCACAGTTATATTGTTTACTGCTGCTGTGCCCACTCCTTGTATATTTGCATCACTGCCTGCTTCTGGAATCAGGAAAGGAGATCACCACTTCACTCAAGAAGGCACCCTCCCTTGCCACTCCTTTTCCTTGagatgacgatgacgacgatgaagaagcagcagcagctcctcctcctcctttcTCTCATGTTTCTCGTTGCTGTGACAGCAGCCGCTGTTGCTGCCGATCCACATCCACAGCAG gtgcaggtgcagcagcagcagcaagcacagaTGAGGATTAACAGGGCCACCAGATCCCTTCTTCCTCAGCCGCCGCCGAAACTAG ACTGCCCGTCCACCTGCTCCGTGCGCTGCGGCAACAACTGGAAGAACCAGATGTGCAACAAGATGTGCAACGTCTGCTGCAACAAGTGCAGCTGCGTGCCGCCGGGGACCGGCCAGGACACCCGCCACCTCTGCCCCTGCTACGACACCATGCTCAATCCACACACCGGCAAGCTTAAGTGCCCCTAG
- the LOC103626488 gene encoding uncharacterized protein LOC103626488 precursor — translation MTMTTMKKQQQLLLLLSLMFLVAVTAAAVAADPHPQQQVQVQQQQQAQMRINRATRSLLPQPPPKLDCPSTCSVRCGNNWKNQMCNKMCNVCCNKCSCVPPGTGQDTRHLCPCYDTMLNPHTGKLKCP, via the exons atgacgatgacgacgatgaagaagcagcagcagctcctcctcctcctttcTCTCATGTTTCTCGTTGCTGTGACAGCAGCCGCTGTTGCTGCCGATCCACATCCACAGCAG CAggtgcaggtgcagcagcagcagcaagcacagaTGAGGATTAACAGGGCCACCAGATCCCTTCTTCCTCAGCCGCCGCCGAAACTAG ACTGCCCGTCCACCTGCTCCGTGCGCTGCGGCAACAACTGGAAGAACCAGATGTGCAACAAGATGTGCAACGTCTGCTGCAACAAGTGCAGCTGCGTGCCGCCGGGGACCGGCCAGGACACCCGCCACCTCTGCCCCTGCTACGACACCATGCTCAATCCACACACCGGCAAGCTTAAGTGCCCCTAG
- the LOC103626489 gene encoding uncharacterized protein isoform X1, whose protein sequence is MAPPRAAAGVSIPADPAADSPEAESESKLRQGAADARWLETLSEPELDVLVSLREVAVTRASDAGHPGLADTVFHLRALRALGVVLLEELKERLRQSSADANVLDRSALLDDPEASQDHQMPAPNGIHKKRKNQTQDGWDGDGAQSPKRRKTT, encoded by the exons ATGGCGCCACCGCGAGCCGCCGCCGGCGTGTCAATTCCTGCTGATCCTGCCGCCGACAGTCCAGAGGCAGAGTCGGAGAGCAAGCTGCGGCAAGGTGCAGCAGACGCGCGGTGGCTCGAAACCCTCTCCGAGCCGGAGCTC GATGTGCTGGTGAGCCTGAGGGAAGTGGCCGTCACGCGGGCTTCCGATGCCGGCCATCCTGGCCTCGCCGACACCGTCTTCCATCTCCGCGCGCTGCGGGCTCTCG GGGTTGTGTTGCTGGAAGAGTTGAAAGAGCGGCTCAGGCAAAGCTCAGCTGATGCAAACGTGTTGGACAGGAGTGCGTTGCTAGATGATCCTGAGGCCAGCCAAGATCATCAGATGCCAGCGCCGAATGGTATCCACAAGAAAAGGAAGAATCAGACGCAGGATGG GTGGGATGGAGACGGTGCCCAAAGTCCAAAGAGACGAAAAACGACCTGA
- the LOC103626489 gene encoding uncharacterized protein isoform X2 has product MAPPRAAAGVSIPADPAADSPEAESESKLRQGAADARWLETLSEPELDVLVSLREVAVTRASDAGHPGLADTVFHLRALRALGVVLLEELKERLRQSSADANVLDRSALLDDPEASQDHQMPAPNGIHKKRKNQTQDG; this is encoded by the exons ATGGCGCCACCGCGAGCCGCCGCCGGCGTGTCAATTCCTGCTGATCCTGCCGCCGACAGTCCAGAGGCAGAGTCGGAGAGCAAGCTGCGGCAAGGTGCAGCAGACGCGCGGTGGCTCGAAACCCTCTCCGAGCCGGAGCTC GATGTGCTGGTGAGCCTGAGGGAAGTGGCCGTCACGCGGGCTTCCGATGCCGGCCATCCTGGCCTCGCCGACACCGTCTTCCATCTCCGCGCGCTGCGGGCTCTCG GGGTTGTGTTGCTGGAAGAGTTGAAAGAGCGGCTCAGGCAAAGCTCAGCTGATGCAAACGTGTTGGACAGGAGTGCGTTGCTAGATGATCCTGAGGCCAGCCAAGATCATCAGATGCCAGCGCCGAATGGTATCCACAAGAAAAGGAAGAATCAGACGCAGGATGG TTGA